The genomic region CCCCCCAACTCCAGCGCGGCAGAAAAGCCGGCTGTTCCAAAAGCACGTTAATTTGAGTGTACTTTTGTTTTCTGCTTTCCTCGTCGGGAGCGTGGGCTGGGTGTGTGGAGGGAAGATGCGACCACCGTAGAGCCTGCCGCGGCCCATTTGCTCCGGCTTTTTTACTCGCGTGGACCCGTGTCCCCACCGCCGTCCTGAGGGCAGGTGATGAGGGAGCGGGGGGTAGTTATACATCCCACAGAGCAGTGGCTGCCTGGGGCGTGTCACATTCGGTCGCCTCTTTGTGACCTTACCGGGATCTGCACGGCGTTCTCCGCGGGCGGCGGCGGTGGCTCGGACTGCGGCGTGCGGAGTGGTCGCGGTGCGGCGCTGCGCTGCGCTGCCCCCGTCCGCCCTCGCCGGTTCAAACTGCGGTAGCGGTTCGGACCGTTAGCTGGGGGCGAGACAAAGCTCAACGGCCGCAGGCGAGCCTGGCCACCCCCGGCTGCCGCCCTGAAAGCCAGCGCAGCCCACGGTGCGTGCTGTTATTTTCTGCCGTGGTTTGGGTTTGGAAGTTATTTCACATTTTGGATGGTGAAGGCGGGTAGGGTTGCCGGTCTCCGATGACGGGTGATTTTAAATTATCAGCACTTCCGGCTGCAGACGCGCAATGCAGAAATGACGGCAGAGACAACTGCAGAGCATGTGTCTCCATCGTCTGTAGCACCACTGCACGATTTTGGCCAATTAGCTTTTACAAGAGAAAAGTAACTTGACGTCTGTGCACTATTTTTAACGTACAAAGATCTTGACGTTTTTTTCGAAAAATCCTCAATAGGTTGTACCCCTTTCCACCACGTGGGGTCTGGTGTTCTGTCACTACCCTCCCACATCGTTTCCCTATATTTCATGTTTTAGGGTCGGGGAAGGATGCGTGCATTGGTTACTAAGATCGCATTGAAATCTGTGATGGTTTGGTGAAATTTGATCAGATTTTGCTTTGTTTGCCTCCCTTGGCATCATTTGCACGTCTCTGGGTTTTTGACTTGGTTAAATGTTTGACTTTCTAAACCTTTACTGTTGATGGTATGTATGTAACAATTGGTTTTAAGGAATGTTTTCGTTACAGGCTTAATTAGGATGCAATCTTGTAGTCATTACTTCTACAGAGCAGCATAGCTCTTAGCTGGACTTAATATAGGGGGTTAATATATTGAAGTTTTCTGGAAACCTGCATCTTGCCAGTGTTCCAGTTATCAGTTAATACCAAATGACCACAATTTCCTCTAATGCTAGGAGGTATAAATGTTGAAATGGACATTTTCTCACAAACAACATGTTTTATCTTGATATTTTAGTGGCTTTAATGCAGTGCAAAATCTTTGACTCCAAGGTTCGTTATCATGTGGCACGTGTACTGGTTGGAGATGTGCATTTATCTTGGGATTAAATCACCCTAATTGTGAATTTCTACACATCCAATGCTGTAATCTTGTGTAAGAAAAGTGCATAATTTGCAAATGTTTCTTTTCAGGCTGATCAACTAACAGAAGAGCAGATTGCTGGTAAGTGCATAAATTTCCCTATCTGGGGAAAAATAAATGCCTCTGCTTGAGCAAGAAATAAATTTGCTCTTGAATGGCCCAGTACTTGAGTAACTAGGGTGTGGTTTTATGCTCTTGCTGATTTATGGGCCCTGTAGATTATCTCAAAGCATCTAAACTTCAGTACTTTATTTGAAATTTATAACATGTAAGTTGAGCTTACTGTTATTGTCATTACTAACTTCAAATTCTTAAAAGGGATGTACCAAGTCTGCTCCATTGAAATTAGTTGAATTTCCTTGTGCCTGATCACTGGCTGAGCTAAATAATGGAGAATTTCTGTGGCTGTATCTCTGGTCTAGTCTTGTGGAAGGCTTCTGCAATTGATCAGGTGCTGGCTTGCCAATGATGTCTGTTAATGCACTTTTTCATGAAAGTAAAGGCATCTTGAAGTATTGATAAAGCTCTTATTGAAATACATTTTGTACCATTATACTTCTGTACATAGACTATTTTTCTGCTCTGTTATAGAATTCAAAGAGGCCTTTTCACTCTTTGACAAAGATGGGGATGGTACCATAACAACAAAGGAGCTTGGAACAGTTATGCGATCACTAGGTCAGAACCCAACTGAAGCAGAACTGCAGGATATGATAAATGAAGTGGATGCTGATGGTAAGCAAGAAGAGGGAGCATTGAAATTAATCTTGAATTGCATATTTGGTtttattaattttcttttttgtgATGGGCAGGAAATGGAACAATTGATTTTCCAGAATTTCTGACAATGATGGCAAGAAAAATGAAAGATACAGATAGTGAGGAAGAAATCAGAGAAGCATTCAGAGTGTTTGATAAGGTATTGATCAGATGTTAAAATTGCATGCTTAAATCTACATTTGAATTTGTCTGATTTAATACTGTCAAACTGAGCCTAGTTCATCTGTTCTTGGGATTCAAGTTGGACTTGGagcatgtgttttttttaaaggagATTTTCAATATAGACAAGGCTTTAATTTGGGCCTCTGGGTAGTTTTTAGTCTCTCACAGCCTTGACTACCGAAGTACTTGTAAGCTAGTTAATTTGTGGTTCCTGTTGGAATGGAATGTGGTAATTGTTCACTATAAtgagaaaataataaaaaaaaaaattcaggttGAGGAGCTGGGCATCTGGTTGAGCAACCTTGTTCTGAAACAATGAGGTATTCTGCATCTTCAAGCAGATAagatctcataattttaaatgcagTGGGCAATTTGTATAA from Mobula birostris isolate sMobBir1 chromosome 8, sMobBir1.hap1, whole genome shotgun sequence harbors:
- the calm2b gene encoding calmodulin 2b, (phosphorylase kinase, delta) — protein: MADQLTEEQIAEFKEAFSLFDKDGDGTITTKELGTVMRSLGQNPTEAELQDMINEVDADGNGTIDFPEFLTMMARKMKDTDSEEEIREAFRVFDKDGNGYISAAELRHVMTNLGEKLTDEEVDEMIREADIDGDGQVNYEEFVQMMTAK